Proteins from a single region of Desulfuribacillus stibiiarsenatis:
- a CDS encoding YdcF family protein: MRRKIARVITGIIVLILGALIISFIFIQFKIHSEKNVSEDIEVKYLLILGAGLRGDEPSLSLWYRLNEGLEYLKQYPNTKVVVSGGLGPGEQYTEAEVMKQFLVDRGITEDRIIKEERATNTKENIQYTREILLQLEQQRNTVNSTFDIGTNPIQLMIITNDYHLYRSKKLAERFGFEAYGIPAKTPAVVAFKYFIREYFAVVKSFVFDR; this comes from the coding sequence ATGAGACGTAAAATTGCGCGGGTGATTACGGGAATTATCGTATTAATTCTGGGGGCCCTCATAATTTCTTTTATATTCATACAATTTAAAATACATTCTGAAAAGAATGTTTCCGAAGATATAGAAGTGAAGTATCTCTTGATATTAGGTGCTGGCCTACGAGGCGATGAACCTTCGTTAAGCTTGTGGTATCGTCTGAATGAGGGCTTAGAATATTTAAAGCAGTATCCGAATACGAAGGTTGTTGTGTCAGGGGGACTTGGGCCTGGGGAACAATATACCGAAGCAGAAGTTATGAAGCAATTTTTAGTGGACCGTGGCATTACGGAAGACCGGATTATTAAAGAAGAGCGTGCTACGAATACCAAAGAGAATATACAATACACGAGGGAGATCCTCTTGCAGTTGGAGCAACAACGGAATACGGTAAATAGCACTTTTGATATCGGCACAAATCCGATTCAACTGATGATTATTACGAACGACTATCATCTCTATCGCTCGAAAAAATTAGCGGAACGTTTCGGATTTGAAGCCTATGGAATACCAGCAAAGACGCCGGCTGTGGTAGCTTTTAAATATTTTATTCGTGAATATTTTGCAGTCGTTAAATCTTTTGTATTCGATCGATAG
- a CDS encoding 3'-5' exoribonuclease YhaM family protein, with protein MGMKTISQFQSGESVINYFLVKAASMKSASNQNKYLDVTLCDQTGDINAKLWDASEDFEAVFQPNALVKIKGTVTEWQGKLQLKIEKVRAVNDSDDVDIADFVPSAPHDPAFMYQEVMRYADQIVDQEIQSIVRIILEESKEKLLYYPAAQKNHHSIRGGLLFHVMTMLRTGERISEVYPIINKDLLYAGVILHDIAKLDEMAANHLGIVSDYTTEGHLLGHIIQGIKKVERIAKEINASVEKSLILQHMILSHHSIPEFGSPKPPMIPEAELLHYIDMIDSRMYDMEKALSNTENAKLSEKVWSLNNRRVYKTDF; from the coding sequence ATGGGGATGAAGACGATTAGTCAATTTCAATCTGGTGAGTCAGTCATCAATTATTTTCTCGTGAAAGCAGCCTCAATGAAGAGTGCTTCGAATCAGAATAAGTATCTAGATGTTACATTATGTGACCAAACAGGGGATATCAATGCAAAGCTATGGGACGCTTCCGAGGATTTTGAGGCAGTATTTCAACCGAATGCATTAGTAAAGATTAAAGGAACAGTGACGGAATGGCAAGGAAAGCTACAACTGAAGATTGAAAAGGTCAGAGCAGTCAATGACAGTGATGATGTAGATATAGCTGACTTCGTGCCATCAGCGCCGCACGATCCTGCATTTATGTATCAAGAGGTAATGCGATATGCTGATCAAATTGTTGATCAAGAGATTCAATCAATTGTAAGAATTATCCTTGAAGAAAGTAAAGAAAAGCTTCTATACTATCCTGCTGCGCAAAAAAACCACCATTCTATTCGCGGTGGTCTGCTGTTCCATGTGATGACGATGTTGCGCACGGGCGAGCGAATATCGGAAGTCTACCCAATCATTAACAAAGATTTATTATACGCCGGGGTCATTCTCCATGATATCGCGAAGCTAGATGAAATGGCTGCCAATCACCTAGGCATCGTTTCTGATTACACTACCGAAGGCCATCTACTCGGGCATATCATCCAAGGGATTAAGAAAGTAGAGCGAATCGCTAAGGAAATTAACGCGAGTGTAGAGAAGTCGTTAATCCTTCAGCATATGATTCTAAGCCATCACTCGATACCGGAATTCGGTAGTCCTAAGCCACCAATGATTCCAGAAGCAGAGCTACTACATTACATTGATATGATTGATAGTCGTATGTATGATATGGAAAAGGCGTTATCGAATACGGAGAACGCGAAGCTCTCCGAAAAGGTTTGGTCATTGAACAATCGTAGGGTATATAAGACAGATTTCTAA
- a CDS encoding HD domain-containing protein → MLDIRKYLPEDQLALVFKKYEVAFDESHEQRVHSYATSLFHALIQDKQWADEKLALLQYCAYLHDIGHFIHENKHDKHTKYLIAHDHVFDCVPDRLRSMLAIIAGGHRKSISNKIREHTKDEQYIILQLAGILRIADAIDYTRESNIRIEDMYMDNHQFCIHLCGYPSPTVIKRISEKSALFREIFQSEIRVVF, encoded by the coding sequence ATGTTGGATATACGGAAGTATCTACCAGAGGATCAACTAGCACTCGTGTTTAAAAAGTATGAGGTTGCTTTCGATGAATCCCATGAGCAACGTGTGCATTCCTACGCTACGTCGCTATTCCATGCGTTAATACAAGATAAGCAGTGGGCTGACGAGAAGCTTGCACTTCTACAATACTGTGCGTATCTCCATGATATTGGGCACTTTATCCATGAGAATAAACACGACAAACACACGAAATATTTGATTGCCCATGATCATGTTTTCGATTGTGTACCAGACCGTTTACGTTCCATGCTTGCCATTATTGCTGGTGGACATCGCAAGTCGATATCGAACAAAATTCGTGAACATACCAAAGACGAGCAATATATCATTTTACAACTGGCAGGGATTCTTCGTATTGCGGATGCCATTGATTATACTAGAGAAAGCAACATTCGCATTGAGGATATGTACATGGACAATCACCAATTCTGTATTCATCTATGTGGCTACCCATCCCCTACCGTTATAAAAAGAATCTCTGAAAAATCCGCTTTATTTCGCGAGATATTCCAGAGTGAAATTCGGGTTGTATTTTAG
- a CDS encoding uracil-DNA glycosylase, giving the protein MRDWDELYHACRNCKSCNLYQTRKNVVIGMGNRDADVMLIGEAPGRQEESIGLPFAGAAGMLLDKMVASIGWSRDQVYIANVVKCHPPKNRDPLKAEVDACMNHLRHQVRFVKPKFIICLGRIAAQAVIDPNFLITAQRGQWFEKKGYLMTAIYHPSSLLRDESKKQPAWEDLKKIRKRYDQYLKTGQ; this is encoded by the coding sequence ATGCGAGACTGGGACGAGTTATATCATGCGTGTCGGAACTGCAAAAGCTGTAATCTTTATCAAACGCGTAAAAACGTCGTAATCGGCATGGGAAACCGCGATGCGGATGTCATGTTGATTGGCGAAGCACCAGGGCGACAAGAGGAAAGTATTGGGCTGCCATTCGCAGGAGCGGCAGGGATGCTTCTCGATAAAATGGTTGCCAGCATTGGTTGGTCACGCGATCAGGTGTATATTGCCAATGTGGTCAAATGTCACCCGCCGAAAAACCGCGATCCACTAAAAGCGGAAGTAGATGCTTGTATGAATCATTTAAGGCATCAGGTGCGATTCGTCAAACCGAAATTCATCATATGTTTAGGGAGAATTGCAGCCCAAGCTGTCATCGATCCGAATTTCCTTATCACTGCTCAAAGGGGCCAATGGTTCGAGAAAAAAGGGTATCTCATGACAGCCATTTACCACCCGTCTTCTTTGCTGCGCGATGAAAGCAAGAAGCAGCCCGCGTGGGAAGACTTGAAAAAGATTCGCAAACGATACGATCAATACCTGAAGACAGGCCAATAA
- a CDS encoding DUF2797 domain-containing protein yields the protein MKITGMIRGLAHQYQEPLQYFIKINDNRQEINSWLDAKVKIEYEGHIQCIYCGRVIKKTFNHGSCFPCFQKLPENDLCIVKPDLCHYDKGTCRDSEFGDSHCMQPHFVYLAVSSDLKVGLTRECNHLKRWGDQGAVQAIPIAKLPTRKLAGELEMRLAERFPDKTNWRKMLKGDTPEIDLLQFRKEAYSMVQEEYGDYFLHEESLTSLRYPIRQEMEKVTTFNLDKQPVIEDVLIGIKGQYLMFSSGVLNVKKYAGYHVTITLLDTM from the coding sequence ATGAAAATTACAGGGATGATACGAGGCCTTGCGCACCAATATCAAGAGCCTTTACAATATTTTATTAAAATAAACGATAATCGTCAGGAAATCAACTCTTGGTTAGACGCAAAAGTGAAAATTGAATACGAAGGACATATTCAATGTATATATTGCGGCCGAGTGATTAAGAAAACCTTTAATCATGGGTCTTGCTTTCCGTGCTTTCAAAAGCTTCCGGAAAACGACTTATGCATTGTGAAACCTGATTTATGCCATTATGATAAAGGCACTTGTCGTGATTCGGAATTCGGTGATTCCCATTGCATGCAGCCGCATTTTGTGTATTTAGCAGTCAGTAGTGACCTAAAGGTTGGTCTTACTAGAGAGTGTAATCATTTAAAGCGTTGGGGTGATCAAGGGGCGGTACAAGCAATTCCGATTGCGAAACTGCCAACCAGGAAATTGGCTGGTGAACTGGAAATGCGTTTAGCAGAGCGCTTCCCTGACAAAACGAACTGGCGCAAAATGTTAAAAGGTGATACACCAGAGATTGATTTATTACAATTTCGAAAGGAAGCATATTCCATGGTGCAGGAGGAGTACGGAGACTATTTTCTGCACGAAGAATCCTTAACAAGTCTTCGATATCCGATACGCCAGGAAATGGAGAAAGTGACTACATTTAATCTCGACAAACAGCCTGTGATAGAAGATGTTTTAATCGGAATCAAAGGCCAGTATTTAATGTTTTCCTCAGGGGTACTCAATGTGAAGAAGTATGCGGGTTATCACGTTACCATTACTTTACTAGATACCATGTAA
- a CDS encoding sulfurtransferase codes for MKKQHLLLSFIILLAVMLVACGTTPKAPDAGSVAQSNDYLVNVQWLNENLNTNNLLLLDARGPESFEQGHIPGAIPVKWQQFAKMDGAPGDTDWGTVLNAPELSAKLSELGIDQNKTIIVYADPNGWGEDGRIVWMLRMAGLTNSKMLSGGWPAWNDAKFEVSKDATTPVASNFQVASLDLDSLATTDWLSTNLDNVVILDTRNAKEFEGATDFGEKRGGHIPGAINIPFKDFFNNDGTIKTATEVEDIMKAKQIDKNSEIVTYCTAGIRSAHMTMILEMAGYQNVKNYDASIYEWAANDALPMNK; via the coding sequence TTGAAAAAACAACATCTTTTACTTAGCTTTATCATTCTACTAGCTGTCATGCTGGTTGCTTGTGGAACTACTCCAAAGGCTCCTGATGCAGGCTCAGTAGCGCAAAGCAATGACTATTTAGTAAACGTACAATGGTTAAATGAAAATTTAAATACGAACAATCTACTACTTTTAGATGCTAGAGGCCCGGAATCATTCGAACAAGGTCATATCCCTGGGGCTATCCCAGTGAAGTGGCAGCAATTTGCTAAAATGGATGGTGCCCCTGGCGATACTGATTGGGGTACGGTGCTTAATGCTCCAGAACTATCTGCGAAGTTAAGCGAGCTAGGAATCGATCAAAACAAAACAATTATTGTATACGCTGACCCTAATGGCTGGGGTGAAGATGGTCGTATCGTATGGATGTTGCGTATGGCTGGCTTAACGAACAGCAAGATGTTAAGTGGTGGTTGGCCAGCATGGAATGATGCGAAATTTGAAGTATCTAAGGATGCGACTACCCCTGTAGCATCAAATTTTCAAGTGGCAAGCTTAGATTTAGACTCTCTTGCAACAACGGATTGGTTGTCTACTAACTTAGACAATGTAGTGATATTAGACACACGTAATGCGAAAGAGTTTGAGGGCGCAACTGATTTTGGTGAAAAACGTGGTGGACATATTCCAGGAGCAATCAATATTCCTTTTAAGGATTTCTTCAACAATGATGGTACAATTAAGACAGCAACAGAGGTAGAGGACATTATGAAAGCAAAGCAAATTGATAAAAACTCTGAAATTGTCACATATTGCACTGCTGGAATCCGTTCAGCTCATATGACGATGATCTTAGAAATGGCTGGTTACCAGAACGTTAAGAACTATGATGCATCAATCTATGAGTGGGCTGCAAATGACGCTTTACCAATGAATAAGTGA
- the addB gene encoding helicase-exonuclease AddAB subunit AddB: MSLEFIVGRAGSGKTFTCLERIRQELRSHPQGAPILYIVPEQMTFQSEYALATTDGLKGMIRAQVYSFTRLAWKVLQETGGLSRQYIDGIGMQMLLRKLTEHHKHAFHMYGKVADQAGFIQQLEQMLVEMKRHCISTTQLENLLQQHKQTERKDQKLIDKLEDILLIYKDLEKEIHSKYIDSEDYLKLLAEKIVDSTYIADAEIIVDGFHSFTPQELFVLKALLTHAKKVSVALTLDQTYDDKLPTELHMFYGTAKTYQKIRSLAKQESVPVLPALWLDGSLGRHRENPQLQHLEKNYHRWPILPFSECKDSKASKVLKASINIAAAVNRRAEIEAVARDIIKKVRDEGYRYREIAIVTRNYEVYGDVLANIFKEYEIPIFIDQKKTMLNHPLIEFIRSSLETVTGNWKYDAIFRSVKTDFYLDFEQAMCKQKQREELDVLENYVLAKGISGSHRWNSEQPWRYAKKDSLESDIVYSLEDQQQEHLINIWRIRIATLLSNLENGLNKATLGKELCAALYQFLVELQVPEKIYTWQQEQEASGELVNARQHEQAWKSVVELLDQLVEIVGDQEVSLDLFVKMMESGIENLRFNLVPPALDQVLMANFDLSRLTNIRCTYIIGINEGVIPAKVKEDGMITEEEREYLKNTGLELAPSYRSRLMEEPFTIYNTLTSASDFLWISYPLADEEGKTLLPSSVISHCKELFPAIEEQFIVADPGEEVEERQLSYIVHPKPTISYLTNQLRQWKKGYTISPVWWDAYNWFASIGDLHDEKWKRAIDSLFYKNVESKLPHELIDKMYGKKIVASVSRMERYSACPFSQFLSHGLKVKEREIYKLQNPDIGRLFHEALKRVGQYIIEHGLRWADLSETECRELSERIVEQLAPKLQSEILLSSQRNQYILRKLKAVVSRATIIISQQAKGSGFSPKGFEVEFGPNVPIAFDPIALTKGHTMDLIGRIDRIDQAIVSGESLLRIVDYKSSMKALDLTELYYGLALQMITYLDVVVACSKHWLGEQAAPAGVLYFHVHNPLIQSNRPMTKEQLEQELYKSFRMKGYVLADPEVARAMDPSLADEGYVRSHIVPVALKKDGQFDSRSAVMSNMEFDALRKHVRETIQHIGNQLVDGNITITPYRLKQKTPCSYCPYPSICHFDCSLEENQYRILKPITDQQTLLEKLRGDSDDSSK; encoded by the coding sequence ATGTCTTTAGAATTTATTGTTGGGCGCGCTGGTAGTGGGAAGACTTTTACATGTCTTGAGCGTATTCGTCAAGAGCTACGCAGTCATCCACAAGGGGCCCCAATCCTGTATATTGTACCCGAGCAAATGACATTTCAATCGGAATATGCCTTAGCGACTACGGACGGGCTAAAAGGAATGATTCGTGCTCAGGTATATAGCTTTACGAGATTAGCCTGGAAGGTGTTGCAGGAAACAGGAGGGCTATCCAGACAGTATATCGATGGGATTGGCATGCAGATGCTGTTGCGCAAACTCACCGAGCACCATAAGCACGCATTTCACATGTACGGAAAAGTAGCAGATCAAGCAGGCTTTATTCAGCAATTAGAACAGATGCTAGTGGAGATGAAACGCCATTGTATCTCAACAACACAACTGGAGAATTTACTACAGCAGCATAAACAAACAGAACGTAAAGATCAGAAGTTAATTGATAAGCTTGAAGACATTTTATTGATTTACAAGGATTTAGAAAAGGAAATCCATAGCAAATATATCGATTCAGAGGATTATTTAAAACTTCTAGCAGAAAAAATAGTAGACTCCACGTATATAGCGGATGCAGAGATTATCGTCGATGGATTCCATAGTTTTACCCCTCAAGAGCTGTTCGTTTTGAAAGCTCTTCTTACGCATGCTAAGAAAGTTTCGGTAGCTCTTACCCTCGACCAAACGTATGATGACAAGCTTCCAACAGAATTGCACATGTTTTACGGAACGGCTAAAACGTATCAGAAAATCCGGTCATTAGCAAAGCAAGAATCTGTTCCTGTATTGCCTGCGCTATGGTTGGACGGTAGCTTAGGGAGACATAGAGAAAATCCGCAATTACAGCATCTAGAGAAAAACTATCATCGATGGCCAATCCTACCATTTTCCGAGTGTAAAGATTCAAAAGCATCAAAAGTATTAAAAGCATCTATAAACATTGCTGCGGCAGTAAATAGACGTGCAGAGATTGAGGCAGTAGCCCGCGATATTATTAAAAAAGTCAGAGATGAAGGCTATCGATACCGAGAGATTGCAATTGTCACGAGAAACTATGAAGTGTATGGCGATGTATTAGCTAATATTTTCAAAGAATACGAGATACCTATATTTATAGACCAGAAGAAGACGATGCTGAATCACCCGCTCATTGAGTTTATACGTTCAAGCTTAGAAACCGTCACTGGGAACTGGAAATATGATGCGATTTTTCGCTCCGTGAAGACAGATTTCTACTTGGATTTTGAGCAAGCTATGTGCAAACAGAAACAGCGGGAAGAACTGGATGTGTTAGAAAATTACGTATTAGCAAAGGGCATTTCAGGGAGTCATCGATGGAATAGCGAGCAGCCATGGAGATATGCGAAAAAGGATTCCCTTGAATCGGATATTGTCTATTCCCTGGAAGATCAACAACAAGAACATCTGATTAATATCTGGCGAATTCGTATTGCAACACTACTATCAAACCTTGAAAACGGATTGAACAAAGCCACCCTAGGGAAAGAGTTATGTGCAGCTCTCTATCAATTCCTTGTGGAGCTTCAAGTGCCAGAAAAAATTTATACATGGCAACAGGAGCAAGAAGCGTCTGGGGAGCTAGTCAATGCCCGTCAACATGAGCAGGCGTGGAAATCAGTAGTAGAGTTACTTGATCAGCTCGTAGAAATTGTTGGAGATCAAGAGGTTTCTTTAGACTTATTCGTCAAGATGATGGAAAGCGGCATCGAGAATCTTCGCTTTAATCTTGTTCCACCAGCTTTAGATCAGGTGTTAATGGCAAATTTCGACTTGTCGCGGTTAACGAATATCCGATGTACGTATATCATTGGCATCAATGAAGGGGTAATACCGGCAAAAGTTAAAGAAGATGGCATGATCACGGAAGAAGAGCGGGAGTACTTAAAGAATACAGGGCTTGAGCTAGCTCCTAGCTATCGCAGTCGATTAATGGAAGAGCCATTTACCATCTACAACACACTTACAAGCGCTTCAGATTTCTTGTGGATAAGTTATCCATTGGCCGATGAGGAAGGGAAGACATTACTTCCATCCAGTGTGATTTCTCACTGCAAAGAGTTATTCCCAGCCATTGAAGAGCAATTTATAGTAGCAGACCCAGGGGAAGAAGTCGAGGAGCGGCAGTTAAGTTATATCGTGCACCCGAAACCGACGATATCCTATCTGACAAACCAATTAAGACAATGGAAAAAAGGCTATACAATTTCACCCGTGTGGTGGGATGCTTATAATTGGTTTGCTAGTATAGGGGATTTGCACGACGAGAAATGGAAACGAGCGATCGATAGCTTGTTCTATAAGAACGTAGAATCGAAGTTGCCACATGAACTGATTGACAAAATGTACGGGAAAAAAATTGTTGCCAGTGTTTCGCGAATGGAACGCTATTCAGCCTGTCCGTTTTCGCAATTTCTTTCCCACGGATTAAAAGTTAAGGAACGAGAAATATACAAATTGCAAAACCCAGACATTGGCCGTTTGTTCCACGAAGCGCTTAAAAGGGTAGGACAATATATCATCGAACACGGATTACGATGGGCAGATTTGTCAGAAACGGAGTGCCGTGAATTATCGGAACGAATTGTTGAGCAATTAGCGCCGAAGCTACAAAGCGAAATTTTACTAAGCTCACAGCGCAATCAATACATTTTGCGCAAGCTAAAAGCGGTTGTTAGTAGAGCTACAATCATCATCAGTCAGCAAGCCAAGGGCAGTGGCTTTTCTCCTAAAGGCTTCGAAGTTGAATTTGGACCGAATGTACCGATTGCTTTTGATCCGATTGCGCTCACGAAAGGCCATACGATGGATTTGATTGGACGTATTGATCGCATTGACCAAGCGATCGTGAGTGGTGAGTCTCTACTGCGTATTGTGGATTATAAATCGAGCATGAAGGCGTTAGATTTGACGGAATTGTATTATGGGTTAGCTTTGCAAATGATTACGTATTTAGATGTCGTCGTCGCTTGCTCTAAACATTGGTTAGGAGAGCAAGCAGCCCCGGCAGGTGTGCTATATTTCCATGTCCATAATCCATTAATCCAAAGTAATCGCCCGATGACGAAGGAGCAATTAGAGCAGGAATTATATAAGAGTTTTCGTATGAAAGGGTACGTACTAGCAGACCCGGAAGTGGCAAGGGCGATGGATCCTTCCTTGGCAGATGAAGGGTATGTCCGCTCGCATATCGTGCCAGTGGCATTAAAAAAGGATGGCCAATTTGACAGTCGATCGGCTGTTATGTCGAACATGGAATTCGATGCGCTGCGCAAGCATGTGCGCGAGACGATTCAACACATTGGCAATCAGCTTGTCGATGGGAACATTACGATAACACCGTATCGACTGAAACAAAAGACACCTTGTAGTTATTGTCCGTACCCTTCTATTTGCCATTTTGATTGTAGCCTAGAAGAAAATCAATACCGCATATTAAAACCGATTACAGACCAGCAGACATTACTAGAAAAGTTAAGGGGGGATTCTGATGACAGCAGCAAATAA